One part of the Rutidosis leptorrhynchoides isolate AG116_Rl617_1_P2 chromosome 1, CSIRO_AGI_Rlap_v1, whole genome shotgun sequence genome encodes these proteins:
- the LOC139893388 gene encoding uncharacterized protein, which translates to MYPDKEDFFSWKRSGNGSFSTKKLTKLIMEKVFPSNNSNLVTMKNNLVPKKVEVFVWRAKRERLPVLSELDKRGIDLHSVLCPLCGLEIESVKHSLLSCVYVREIWEKVCDWWSFDSANLSFDNLLCGCGPSNCSDLGRQIWQAVEWISGYLVWRNRNQKAFKKLSWTAPNALSEIQVLSFDWVAKRCKQRKVK; encoded by the coding sequence ATGTATCCGGATAAAGAAGACTTTTTTTCATGGAAGCGAAGTGGTAATGGTTCTTTCTCCACAAAAAAACTAACAAAACTTATCATGGAGAAAGTTTTTCCTTCAAATAATTCCAATTTAGTGACTATGAAGAATAATCTTGTTCCAAAAAAAGTTGAGGTTTTCGTTTGGAGAGCGAAGCGGGAGAGATTACCCGTTTTGTCCGAACTAGACAAACGGGGTATCGATCTACACTCCGTTCTTTGCCCTCTTTGTGGTTTGGAAATTGAATCGGTGAAGCATTCTCTTTTGTCGTGTGTGTATGTTCGTGAAATTTGGGAAAAAGTTTGTGATTGGTGGAGTTTTGATTCGGCTAATCTATCTTTTGATAATCTCCTATGTGGTTGTGGTCCTTCTAATTGCTCCGATTTGGGTAGACAAATATGGCAAGCGGTCGAATGGATTAGTGGCTATCTTGTTTGGAGGAATAGGAATCAAAAAGCCTTCAAGAAACTTTCATGGACCGCCCCGAATGCACTAAGTGAGATTCAAGTCTTGAGCTTTGATTGGGTTGCGAAGCGTTGCAAGCAAAGGAAAGTCAAATGA